Proteins found in one Magnolia sinica isolate HGM2019 chromosome 5, MsV1, whole genome shotgun sequence genomic segment:
- the LOC131247024 gene encoding uncharacterized protein LOC131247024 — MALFELIATIFSLSTLLSLMGKRRASTDEAGPSRPTRPRKKTGAEASTSAEQERRSKRDLNPLVPIERSLPAGIELGRFCNRRVVFEAHVDEKLFGLLDEYGDEIEEESEEEEGSEDEEDNDEEGSGKESTEEGSDEEEQEEEEGEAQDLHREPPTATHDNRHDRAALEACMAQIEENQAALR, encoded by the exons atggctctttttgagctaatTGCTACAATCTTCtccctttccacactcctttctctcatggggaagagaaGGGCGTCcacggatgaagctgggcctagccgcccaactcgtcCGAGGAAGAAAACGGGCGCTGAGGCAAGCACGAGCGCCGAGCAAGAAAGGAGATCAAAACGGGATCTTAACCCGCTGGTCCCCATTGAAAGATCGCTACCGGCGGGCATCGAATTAGGTAGGTTTTGTAACCGTAGAgtggtatttgaggctcatgtcgatGAAAAGCTATTTGGACt GCTTGATGAATATGGGGATGAGATTGAGGAGGAGAGTGAGGAGGAAGAAgggagtgaagatgaggaagacaatgatgaGGAAGGCAGTGGCAAGGAGAGCACTGAGGAAGGAagcgatgaggaagagcaggaagaggaagaaggggAGGCCCAAGATCTGCATAGGGAGCCTCCTACTGCTACGCATGACAaccgccatgatcgggccgcCTTGGAAGCCTGtatggctcagattgaagagaatcaggccgcCCTAAGATAG